The following are from one region of the Methyloprofundus sedimenti genome:
- a CDS encoding IS66 family transposase, translated as MLCSTKTCYETLNQALGRMGKNQHELLRVLDKPYLPLHNNLSERDIRDYVKKRKISGSTRSDAGRKARDTFASLKKTCRKHGMSFWGYLKSRLLKLEGIPPLSEVIRAAAASG; from the coding sequence ATCCTATGCAGTACCAAAACCTGTTACGAAACGCTTAACCAGGCCCTCGGGCGAATGGGGAAAAATCAACATGAACTCCTCCGTGTACTCGACAAACCCTACCTCCCACTTCATAACAATTTAAGCGAACGGGATATAAGGGATTACGTCAAGAAACGAAAAATCAGCGGGAGTACACGAAGTGATGCAGGGCGGAAAGCCCGTGATACTTTTGCCAGTCTCAAGAAGACCTGCCGAAAGCACGGCATGTCATTTTGGGGTTATTTAAAAAGTCGCTTACTGAAGTTAGAAGGGATTCCTCCGTTATCGGAAGTCATTCGTGCGGCCGCTGCCAGTGGATAA
- a CDS encoding c-type cytochrome, producing MALTFFNVGVMATSVVNAPGADTETKVSTKTLQIDIPSLIFGADKYKAKLGFRGRVNNEYTFGLEELIRIPDTEVKGKVLYEKTCALCHTIGGSSSTKSISSTDIFSAMLQNLGGMGQLDLTDEEIEEIAAYLNSITSTPTPVTTVQIGQNLYDKNCLACHAINSSAFLASKNSSSIFSAILNDLGGMGKLNKLSPSDEDAIADYVSDYILNNP from the coding sequence ATGGCACTTACATTTTTTAATGTAGGTGTTATGGCAACTTCTGTTGTTAATGCTCCTGGAGCAGATACGGAAACTAAAGTTTCTACGAAAACATTACAAATTGACATACCTAGTTTGATCTTTGGTGCTGATAAATATAAGGCAAAATTAGGTTTTCGCGGTCGTGTTAATAATGAATATACGTTTGGCTTAGAGGAGTTAATTCGTATACCAGATACTGAAGTCAAAGGTAAGGTCTTGTATGAAAAAACATGCGCATTATGTCATACGATTGGTGGTTCTAGTAGTACAAAATCAATCAGTTCTACAGACATATTTTCTGCCATGTTGCAAAATTTAGGTGGTATGGGGCAATTGGATTTGACAGATGAAGAAATAGAAGAGATAGCAGCTTATCTGAATAGCATAACCAGCACACCTACTCCGGTTACAACGGTACAAATTGGCCAGAATCTCTATGATAAAAATTGTTTAGCTTGCCATGCAATTAATTCTAGTGCCTTTTTAGCATCTAAAAATAGTTCTTCAATTTTCTCTGCTATTTTAAATGATCTGGGCGGTATGGGAAAACTAAATAAGCTATCACCGAGTGACGAAGATGCTATTGCAGATTATGTTTCGGATTATATTCTTAATAATCCATAA
- a CDS encoding IS630 family transposase has protein sequence MFDIKKSPYDPAKYCDRTKKLKIDYCTEIADISLDKLIFLDEMGAGLNLSPLYGRAPSDQRVYDEAPVARGQRISMVGAMTSAGMKTALNFEGTMTGLVFLYFLKHFLCPLLAEGDYVVMDNASVHKVDEIKDLIQKTGAKLIYLPPYSPDLNPIELAWNKIKQYLRKQRPRTVEALYQAYAEGLKCISTDNALSFVNHSMKFAI, from the coding sequence ATATTCGATATAAAAAAAAGTCCGTACGATCCAGCTAAATATTGTGACCGAACTAAAAAGCTAAAAATAGACTATTGCACTGAAATCGCCGATATATCGCTCGATAAGCTCATTTTTCTTGATGAAATGGGCGCAGGACTGAATCTCTCACCTCTTTATGGGCGAGCACCGTCAGATCAGCGTGTTTATGATGAAGCGCCGGTTGCTAGAGGGCAGCGTATAAGTATGGTCGGGGCAATGACATCAGCCGGTATGAAAACCGCCTTAAATTTTGAAGGAACCATGACAGGACTTGTATTCCTCTACTTTTTGAAGCATTTTCTTTGCCCCTTACTCGCTGAAGGTGACTATGTTGTGATGGATAATGCCTCAGTTCATAAAGTAGATGAGATTAAGGATCTTATTCAAAAGACAGGAGCAAAGCTTATTTATCTACCGCCTTACTCACCTGACCTTAACCCGATTGAATTAGCATGGAATAAAATTAAACAGTACTTACGCAAACAAAGACCACGAACCGTTGAAGCGTTATATCAAGCTTATGCCGAAGGGTTGAAATGCATCAGTACAGATAATGCTCTAAGCTTTGTTAATCACTCAATGAAGTTCGCTATTTAA
- a CDS encoding helix-turn-helix domain-containing protein, with product MPAPYSVDIRKKVLNAIEIDKQSKPDIAKRFAVSYSFVYTLWQHYQETGMIAAKKVGGHVAPKVDEAGALEIKEWLIKKPDLTLNDLCDRYAEHFGISMGKSSMDRALKRMNIRYKKKSVRSS from the coding sequence GTGCCAGCCCCTTACTCAGTCGATATTCGAAAAAAAGTGCTCAATGCTATTGAGATAGACAAACAAAGTAAACCTGATATAGCTAAACGTTTCGCTGTTTCTTATTCTTTTGTTTATACCTTATGGCAACATTACCAGGAAACTGGCATGATTGCAGCCAAAAAAGTAGGCGGGCATGTTGCACCAAAAGTAGATGAAGCGGGTGCTCTTGAGATAAAAGAATGGCTAATAAAAAAGCCTGATTTGACACTAAATGATCTTTGTGACCGATATGCTGAACACTTTGGTATTAGCATGGGGAAAAGTTCAATGGATAGAGCTCTTAAGCGTATGAATATTCGATATAAAAAAAAGTCCGTACGATCCAGCTAA
- a CDS encoding response regulator, with protein sequence MATFSISNLKPLSIETKQENDNLRPFFTQSLDLLCIAGFDGYFKHLNPIWTTRLGWTVEELVSRPFLDFVHPDDREATLAEIDRLIKGEKSICFKNRYRHQNGSYCWLRWSGWFAQESQRYYAIAQDVTRQNRLEREIIEIADREKERLSLELHDGLCQSLAGIAALSSTLSRQLAAHADTTEFVAAAEINQLLNETIRQARDLTHGLSPIGLNIVGLQRMLETLSLNAQQWINITCTLTCDDSFPRLDHEAEGHLFRIAQEAVNNAVKHGQADRVEISLCVKGKEGKLSILDNGLGMSENSGDSNGIGLHIMSYRARLIGGRLSVRQHRRSGMAVICAFALTETLEPGDQAKRTVLIVDDHPVLRRGLTALIDFESDLIVCGEAATYPAALEAIQAHQPHLVIVDLELGNRDGLDLVKDIKIRHPLIPLLVLTMHDESMYAERSLRAGAAGYVTKQQLDDTLLIAIRCVLTGKIYMSDQFQGKLAIKYLERQNLTPNSPLVNFTNRELQVFRLIGEGRATRQIAEYLSLSIKTIESHREHIKSKLNLDSASQLAHRATQWVDNGGMGCPSAFLF encoded by the coding sequence ATGGCTACATTTAGCATCAGCAACTTGAAACCTCTGTCCATAGAGACGAAGCAGGAAAATGACAATCTCCGGCCTTTCTTTACCCAGTCGCTCGATCTGCTCTGCATTGCCGGTTTTGATGGCTACTTCAAGCACTTAAATCCAATATGGACAACCCGTTTGGGATGGACTGTGGAGGAGTTAGTGTCCAGGCCCTTCCTTGATTTTGTGCATCCTGATGATCGCGAGGCCACGTTGGCTGAAATTGACCGGCTCATCAAGGGCGAGAAATCGATCTGCTTCAAGAATCGCTACCGTCATCAGAATGGCTCTTACTGCTGGTTAAGATGGAGTGGGTGGTTCGCGCAGGAAAGCCAACGGTACTACGCTATAGCTCAGGACGTCACTCGGCAAAATCGGCTGGAACGGGAGATCATCGAAATTGCCGACCGAGAAAAAGAGCGATTGAGCCTAGAGCTGCACGACGGTTTGTGCCAGAGCCTGGCCGGTATTGCCGCCCTAAGTTCGACGCTTTCCAGGCAGCTGGCGGCGCATGCCGACACCACCGAGTTTGTCGCAGCTGCCGAGATCAATCAACTACTCAACGAAACCATCCGTCAGGCCCGCGACCTGACTCATGGTCTAAGTCCGATTGGACTGAACATCGTCGGTCTTCAGAGGATGCTGGAAACCTTGTCACTCAATGCTCAGCAATGGATTAACATTACTTGCACACTCACCTGCGATGACTCTTTTCCCAGACTTGATCACGAGGCCGAAGGACACCTGTTTCGCATTGCCCAGGAAGCTGTGAACAACGCAGTTAAACACGGACAAGCTGATCGAGTTGAAATCAGTCTATGCGTAAAGGGGAAGGAAGGTAAACTGAGTATCCTGGACAATGGCCTGGGTATGTCCGAGAATTCAGGCGATTCAAATGGGATTGGGCTGCACATCATGTCTTATCGGGCGCGACTGATCGGTGGCCGCTTGAGTGTGCGACAGCACAGGCGATCTGGCATGGCAGTTATCTGTGCTTTTGCGCTAACTGAAACACTCGAACCCGGCGATCAGGCCAAAAGGACGGTTCTTATCGTCGATGATCACCCCGTGCTGCGCCGTGGGCTCACCGCGTTGATCGATTTCGAGTCTGATCTTATCGTCTGTGGGGAGGCCGCAACCTATCCAGCTGCGCTTGAAGCCATACAGGCACATCAACCCCACCTGGTTATTGTCGATCTTGAACTCGGGAATAGAGACGGCCTGGATCTGGTAAAGGACATCAAGATTCGTCATCCGTTAATCCCGTTGTTGGTGCTGACGATGCACGATGAATCAATGTATGCCGAGCGTTCCCTGCGAGCTGGCGCTGCTGGCTATGTCACCAAACAGCAGCTCGATGATACGTTGTTGATTGCTATCCGTTGTGTGTTGACCGGTAAAATCTATATGAGCGATCAGTTTCAGGGTAAACTCGCTATAAAATACCTGGAGCGGCAAAATCTCACCCCCAACTCGCCTCTGGTTAACTTCACTAACCGCGAACTGCAAGTGTTTAGACTGATCGGTGAAGGCCGCGCTACTCGCCAAATCGCAGAATACTTATCCCTGAGCATTAAGACTATTGAATCCCACCGTGAGCACATTAAAAGCAAGCTGAATTTAGATTCTGCCTCGCAGCTGGCCCACCGCGCCACCCAATGGGTTGACAACGGCGGCATGGGTTGCCCCTCCGCTTTTCTCTTTTAG
- a CDS encoding glycosyltransferase, which translates to MKIVFVADNVDGEKSGGVVSTRRFIDYFKKTDDLTIVSTGEAEENKIVFPDFYLPFAKKQMQEMDFLFAWPNKKVLRAVIKDADLVHIQFPFFLGYQALKIARKMNKPVVFGFHVQPENLMWNIGLNYEWLNAFLYRFFITVFYNKADLIMSPSIFGRQMLEKFSIQVPVEIISNGLPEQFRPKHCVKDPEFADKFVILMVGRLAKEKRHDLVMQAIKQSKFKEKIQLVVTGQGALRAELIDLGNTLPNPAFFEYVSQEKLISLFNTADLFIHASEIELEGMAVLEAIGCGLPALISDAEHSASAQFALNDDFLFSAGDSASLVCKLDYWIEHEAELKASKSAYVEKAQTYAFDASVQHARLLYQGLVDSKANK; encoded by the coding sequence GTGAAAATCGTTTTTGTAGCAGACAATGTGGATGGTGAAAAATCAGGAGGCGTTGTCTCGACACGACGGTTTATTGATTATTTCAAAAAAACAGATGATTTAACCATTGTGAGTACAGGAGAGGCAGAAGAAAATAAAATTGTATTTCCGGATTTTTATCTGCCGTTTGCGAAAAAACAAATGCAGGAAATGGATTTTTTATTTGCCTGGCCAAATAAAAAAGTATTAAGAGCCGTGATTAAAGATGCTGATTTAGTGCATATACAGTTTCCATTCTTTTTAGGCTATCAGGCTTTAAAAATCGCCCGTAAAATGAATAAGCCGGTGGTTTTTGGTTTTCATGTGCAGCCTGAAAATCTTATGTGGAATATAGGCCTGAACTACGAATGGTTAAATGCCTTTTTATATCGTTTTTTTATTACTGTTTTTTATAATAAAGCAGATTTGATTATGTCACCCAGTATTTTTGGTAGACAAATGCTGGAGAAATTTTCTATTCAGGTTCCGGTAGAAATAATATCGAATGGTTTACCCGAACAGTTTCGGCCTAAGCATTGTGTTAAAGATCCGGAATTTGCAGATAAGTTTGTTATCTTAATGGTTGGCCGACTGGCAAAGGAAAAGCGCCATGACCTGGTTATGCAGGCGATCAAGCAATCTAAATTTAAAGAAAAAATTCAACTGGTTGTTACCGGACAAGGAGCATTACGTGCCGAGTTAATTGATCTGGGTAATACCTTGCCCAATCCTGCTTTTTTTGAATACGTCAGCCAGGAAAAATTAATTTCCCTGTTTAATACCGCAGATTTATTTATTCATGCTTCAGAAATTGAGTTAGAAGGCATGGCTGTTTTAGAAGCGATAGGCTGTGGCCTGCCAGCCTTAATCTCTGATGCTGAACACAGTGCTTCAGCGCAGTTTGCTTTAAATGATGACTTTTTATTTTCTGCAGGTGACAGTGCAAGTCTAGTCTGTAAATTAGACTACTGGATTGAGCACGAAGCTGAGTTGAAAGCATCAAAATCAGCGTATGTTGAAAAGGCCCAGACCTATGCCTTTGATGCCAGTGTGCAACATGCAAGGTTGCTATATCAGGGGCTGGTGGACAGCAAAGCAAACAAATGA
- a CDS encoding MMPL family transporter: MSNRSAFLMDKFFYWWSTRVLRFAWLFIVFFVFLCTASLYYTINNLGVNTDTSTLLSQDLPFQKNRIRWENAFPQDAATIVFVVEAPTAEQTSIAANILAKRITANKELFEYVYIPDDNAFLEQQGLLYLSPEKLGDLSAKLIDAQPFIGYLSQNYHLQGLLEILGKALDNTNNDLPMNLNPLLEGIDESLVALPLDKPYSLSWQKLLALNQASDRNALRSIVSARPIADFNSMKPVEQSLNFAREIAREIQAQDPQVSIRITGKKALEEDEMRVLAEDTVYSGLLALALVIVVLFIALRSVKLVLSTLIVLIMGLILTAGFATVAVGHLNVLSVAFAILYIGLGVDFAIHICLAFRECWEHHMSSEDAIEKSVINLGFSLFLCALTTSIGFFAFIPTDYAGVSELGLISGGGMFIGLFVSLTLLPALLKVFSIKKLPQQQVTRLPNWICTFPFRYARAIRYTSILLAIAASFSLHYVYLDSNPVNLRDPNSESVVAFKDLLQSKTRSPFVLIGLSDSLENAEKLASEMQGLETVNKTITLESFVAKDQDEKLAIIEDLSLVMGTDLNSFDRPLEAADSRKALLKLQTKINIALANPTSKATPELLEKLHQHITDFIVFADASELSATKYQQFDNSVLGLFPYTMQQLNIGLQAYQFGLADIPDYISNNWVSPSGIYKIIIDPRYDLNKAENLKAFATEVQSVDDSVTGLPVSDLAAGDVIAEVFIQSFTTAILVIFLVLFIILKSLRNTLLVIWPLLLAGLLTVATNVLLQNPFNFANIIALPLLMGMGVDSGIHIMHRLHEGLGANQHLLQTSTARGVFFSSLTTLLSFTSLAFTNHQGIASMGLLLAIGITFTLICTLIVLPAFSVKRVTL; the protein is encoded by the coding sequence TGATACATCAACCTTATTATCTCAGGATTTACCTTTTCAGAAAAATCGAATTCGCTGGGAAAATGCCTTCCCGCAGGATGCTGCGACCATCGTATTTGTCGTGGAAGCACCCACAGCGGAACAGACGAGCATAGCTGCAAATATATTGGCAAAACGTATAACTGCAAATAAAGAGCTTTTTGAATATGTTTATATTCCTGATGATAATGCTTTCTTAGAGCAACAGGGTTTGCTCTATCTGTCACCCGAAAAACTTGGAGACTTATCAGCTAAATTAATCGATGCACAGCCTTTTATAGGATATTTATCACAAAACTATCATCTTCAGGGTTTACTCGAAATATTGGGTAAGGCATTAGACAATACAAATAATGATTTGCCGATGAATCTAAACCCTCTGCTGGAAGGTATAGACGAGTCTTTAGTTGCATTGCCGCTAGATAAACCTTATTCGCTTTCATGGCAGAAGCTACTGGCATTGAATCAAGCTAGCGATAGAAATGCATTACGCAGTATAGTCAGCGCAAGACCTATCGCTGATTTTAATAGTATGAAGCCAGTTGAACAGTCATTGAATTTTGCGCGTGAAATAGCGCGAGAGATCCAGGCACAAGACCCGCAAGTCAGTATTCGCATTACGGGGAAAAAAGCGCTGGAAGAAGATGAAATGCGAGTCCTTGCAGAAGATACTGTTTACTCTGGCCTGTTGGCATTAGCGTTAGTGATAGTTGTGCTATTCATTGCCTTACGATCAGTTAAACTGGTGCTTAGTACATTGATAGTCTTGATTATGGGGCTTATTCTGACAGCGGGGTTTGCAACAGTTGCAGTCGGCCATCTTAATGTATTATCTGTCGCATTTGCGATACTCTATATAGGCTTGGGGGTCGATTTTGCCATTCATATCTGTTTAGCCTTCCGTGAATGCTGGGAACACCACATGTCTAGCGAGGATGCGATAGAAAAGAGCGTTATCAATCTTGGTTTTTCCCTGTTCTTATGTGCTCTTACTACATCAATTGGCTTTTTTGCCTTTATTCCTACTGATTATGCAGGGGTTTCCGAGTTAGGTCTAATATCTGGCGGCGGCATGTTTATAGGCTTGTTCGTTTCTTTAACGTTACTGCCCGCTTTACTGAAAGTATTTTCCATAAAAAAACTACCGCAGCAACAGGTAACTCGTCTCCCCAACTGGATATGTACTTTTCCGTTTCGCTATGCGAGAGCTATTCGCTATACCTCCATTTTGCTTGCTATTGCAGCTTCATTTTCACTGCATTATGTTTATCTCGACTCAAATCCGGTTAACCTTAGGGATCCTAATAGTGAATCTGTAGTTGCGTTCAAAGACTTGTTACAGTCGAAAACCCGGTCTCCATTTGTGCTTATAGGCTTAAGTGATTCCCTGGAAAATGCAGAAAAATTAGCCAGTGAAATGCAGGGTTTGGAGACAGTCAATAAAACTATAACCTTAGAAAGTTTTGTCGCAAAAGATCAAGATGAAAAACTGGCCATCATCGAGGACTTAAGTCTGGTTATGGGGACAGACTTAAATAGCTTTGATCGCCCATTAGAAGCGGCAGATTCTCGTAAAGCTTTGCTAAAATTACAGACGAAAATCAATATCGCCTTAGCGAACCCTACAAGCAAGGCTACGCCAGAGTTATTAGAAAAATTGCACCAGCACATTACTGACTTTATAGTTTTTGCTGATGCCTCGGAATTATCTGCAACTAAATATCAGCAGTTTGATAATAGTGTTTTAGGATTATTTCCTTATACCATGCAGCAATTAAATATAGGTTTACAGGCATATCAGTTTGGTTTGGCTGATATTCCAGACTATATAAGTAATAACTGGGTTAGTCCATCGGGTATTTATAAAATTATCATTGACCCTAGATACGATCTTAATAAGGCTGAAAACCTGAAAGCTTTTGCTACCGAAGTACAGAGTGTAGACGACTCTGTAACCGGGCTACCTGTTTCTGATTTGGCTGCGGGTGATGTGATAGCCGAAGTCTTTATTCAGTCATTTACCACAGCAATACTGGTTATTTTTCTAGTTTTATTCATTATTTTGAAAAGTTTGCGTAATACATTGCTAGTGATTTGGCCTTTATTGCTTGCTGGACTGCTGACTGTAGCAACTAATGTGCTGTTACAAAACCCCTTCAATTTTGCCAATATTATTGCTCTGCCTTTATTAATGGGCATGGGTGTGGATAGTGGTATTCATATTATGCATCGTCTGCATGAAGGCCTGGGGGCTAATCAACACTTACTACAAACCAGTACCGCACGAGGGGTGTTTTTTAGTTCTTTAACAACACTGTTAAGTTTTACCAGCCTGGCATTTACCAATCATCAGGGAATTGCCAGTATGGGGCTTTTATTGGCTATAGGGATCACTTTTACATTAATTTGTACCTTAATAGTTTTGCCTGCATTTAGTGTAAAGCGGGTGACTCTTTAA